The sequence GGCAACAGCTGAGCCGAAATCCAATCCCGAACGGAGCATCCATGAAACTCTTTCATATTGCATTGGCAGGATTCCTGAGCCTTGCCGCCTTCGCAGGCAGTGCGTTCTCGGCCGCAGCTGCAGATCTTTTGACCATCCAGCTCAAGGACGGTCCGGTGGTTATCCAGCTGATGCCGGAAGTTGCTCCGAAGCACGTCGCCCAAATCGAAGCGCTGGCGAAGAAGGGTGCATACGACAACGTCGTGTTCCATCGCGTCATCGATGGCTTCATGGCTCAGACAGGCGACGTCCAGTATGGTAACGCCTCTAAGGGTTTTGATCCGAACAAGGCCGGCACTGGCGGTTCCGATCTGCCGAACCTTCCGGCAGAATTCTCCAAGGTTCCGTTCACGCGCGGCGTTGTCGGTATGGCGCGCGCCCAGGACCCGAATTCCGCCAACTCGCAGTTCTTCATCATGTTTGCCGACGGCGCTTTCCTGAACGGCCAGTACACGGTCGTCGGCAAGGTCATCTCGGGCATGGAGCTCGTCGACAAGATCAAGCGTGGCGAAGGCCAGAACGGCGAAGTGAGCAATCCAGACAAGATGGTCAAGGTCACCGTCACCAAGAAATAATTCCAAAGCAAACACAGAGAACAAGGAAACGAACATGGCTGAGATCAAGGATCCAGAAAACACCCTCATCCTGGAAACCACCAAGGGCCAGGTTGTCATTCAGCTCCTGCCGCAGGTCGCTCCGGAGCATGTTGCCCGCATCAAGGAATTGGCGCGCGAAAAGGCTTATGACAACGTTGTTTTCCATCGTGTCATCGACGGATTCATGGCTCAGACCGGTGATGTCGAGCATGGCAAGGTTGGCGGCAACACCGCTCGCGCCGGCACCGGTGGCTCGTCCAAGCCTGACCTGAAGGCTGAATTCTCCGCAACTCCGCACGTTCGCGGTACGTGCTCGATGGCTCGTTCGCAAAACCCGAACTCGGCCAACTCGCAGTTCTTCATCTGCTTCACCGATGCACCTTGGCTGAACAAGCAGTACTCCGTTTGGGGTCAGGTCATCTCCGGCATGGAATTTGTCGACCAGATCAAGCGCGGCGAGCCGGTAAAGGATCCGGATTCGATCGTCTCCGCGCGGGTTGCCGCCGACGTCTGATCGTGATTATTCCTGAAACCCGCTTCTTGCGCCTTTGGCGTGAGGGGCGGGTTTCGCTTTGCCTGGATGAACTGCCTGGATCAATTGAATGCGTGTTGACCTTTTCGATTTCGATCTGCCGGAGGAGCGTATCGCGCTCAGGCCTGCCGAGCCGCGCGACAGCGCGCGTCTGCTTGTTGTCGATCCGAACAATGGCTCGCATACGCTGAGCGACTATCAGATACGGGATCTGCCATCCTTCCTGCGCCCAGGCGACGCTGTGGTCTTCAACGATACCAAGGTGATCCCGGCACAGCTGGAAGGCATTCGTCACCGCGAAGGTGCGCCCGGCCAGCAGGTGTCTGCTACCCTCCATATGCGCGCCGCACCCGACCGCTGGAAGGCCTTTGCCAAGCCCGGAAAGCGTATCAAGATCGGCGATCGCATCCAGTTCGGTCATGGCGAAAATGTCTGCGCGCTCGGTTCGCTCGACGCCACTGTCGAGGAAAAGGGCGAGGGCGGCGAGATTACCCTGCGGTTCGATCTATCCGGTCCCGCTCTGGATGAGGCGATTGCCAGCGTTGGGCATATTCCGCTGCCACCTTACATCGCGGCGAAGCGCCCCGAAGACGAGCGTGATCGCGCCGATTACCAGACGATCTATGCGCGTGAAGAGGGCGCGGTCGCAGCGCCCACCGCCGGCCTGCACTTCACGCCATCCTTGTTTGCCGCGCTCGATGCCATGGGCGTCGAGCGGCATTTCGTGACGCTGCATGTCGGCGCTGGCACCTTCCTGCCGGTCAAGGCCGACGATACCGACGATCACAAGATGCATTTCGAGATCGGCTATGTCGATGCCGCCACCGCCGAGAAGCTCAACGCCGTCAAGGCGAGGGGTGGGCGCATCGTCTGTGTCGGCACTACCTCGCTGAGACTGATAGAAAGTGCCGCCGCTGACGACGGTACGATCCACCCTTGGCATGGCGCCACCGGCATCTTCATCACGCCCGGCTACCGCTTCAAGGCCGTCGACATGCTGATGACCAATTTCCACTTGCCGCGCTCGACCCTGTTCATGCTCGTATCGGCCTTTGCCGGCCTCGATACGATGCGCGCGGCCTATACCCATGCTATCGAGACGGGCTATCGCTTCTATTCCTATGGCGATGGCAGCCTGCTCCACCGGAAAGACTAGGACGAAATGAGCGAGAGCTTTCAGTTTCAATTGAAGAAGACCGATGGCGGCGCCCGCCTCGGCGAAGTTTCCATGCCGCGCGGCACGATCCGCACGCCGGCCTTCATGCCTGTCGGTACCGTCGGCACCGTCAAGGCAATGTATCTCGATCAGGTACGCGAGACGGGCGCCGATATCATTCTCGGGAATACCTATCACCTGATGCTGCGTCCGACAGCCGAGCGCGTCGCCCGCCTCGGCGGCCTGCACCAGCTGATCCGCTGGCCGCATCCGATCCTCACCGATTCCGGCGGCTTTCAGGTGATGTCGCTATCCGGTCTGCGTAAACTCGACGAGCAGGGCGTCACCTTCAAATCGCATGTCGACGGCAGCCTGCATCACATGTCACCGGAGCGATCGATCGAGATCCAGGGACTGCTCGATTCCGATATCCAGATGCAGCTCGACGAGTGTGTTGCTCTGCCGGCAACGCCTAAGGAAATCGAGCGTGCAATGGAAATGTCGCTGCGCTGGGCAGAGCGCTGCAAGGTAGCGTTCGGCAACCAGCCCGGCAAGGCGATGTTCGGCATCGTCCAGGGAGGCGACGTGCCGGAGCTGCGCGTCCGCTCCGCACAGGCGCTGAGCGGTATGGACCTGAAGGGCTATGCGGTCGGCGGTCTTGCCGTCGGCGAGCCGCAAGAAGTCATGCTGCGCATGCTCGAGATCACGCTTCCGGAGCTGCCGACAGAGAAGCCGCGCTACCTGATGGGCGTCGGCACGCCGGACGATATCCTGAAATCAGTGGCTCGCGGCATCGACATGTTCGATTGCGTGATGCCGACCCGCTCGGGTCGTCATGGATTGGCCTTCACGCGCCGCGGCAAGGTGAATATCCGCAATGCCCGCCACGCCGAAGACATGCGTCCGCTGGACG comes from Rhizobium tropici CIAT 899 and encodes:
- the queA gene encoding tRNA preQ1(34) S-adenosylmethionine ribosyltransferase-isomerase QueA: MRVDLFDFDLPEERIALRPAEPRDSARLLVVDPNNGSHTLSDYQIRDLPSFLRPGDAVVFNDTKVIPAQLEGIRHREGAPGQQVSATLHMRAAPDRWKAFAKPGKRIKIGDRIQFGHGENVCALGSLDATVEEKGEGGEITLRFDLSGPALDEAIASVGHIPLPPYIAAKRPEDERDRADYQTIYAREEGAVAAPTAGLHFTPSLFAALDAMGVERHFVTLHVGAGTFLPVKADDTDDHKMHFEIGYVDAATAEKLNAVKARGGRIVCVGTTSLRLIESAAADDGTIHPWHGATGIFITPGYRFKAVDMLMTNFHLPRSTLFMLVSAFAGLDTMRAAYTHAIETGYRFYSYGDGSLLHRKD
- the tgt gene encoding tRNA guanosine(34) transglycosylase Tgt, which codes for MSESFQFQLKKTDGGARLGEVSMPRGTIRTPAFMPVGTVGTVKAMYLDQVRETGADIILGNTYHLMLRPTAERVARLGGLHQLIRWPHPILTDSGGFQVMSLSGLRKLDEQGVTFKSHVDGSLHHMSPERSIEIQGLLDSDIQMQLDECVALPATPKEIERAMEMSLRWAERCKVAFGNQPGKAMFGIVQGGDVPELRVRSAQALSGMDLKGYAVGGLAVGEPQEVMLRMLEITLPELPTEKPRYLMGVGTPDDILKSVARGIDMFDCVMPTRSGRHGLAFTRRGKVNIRNARHAEDMRPLDEQSNCPASRDYSRAYLHHLVRANEALGGMLLSWHNLAYYQELMQGIRQAIAEGRFADFMAETQENWARGDLEPV
- a CDS encoding peptidylprolyl isomerase; translation: MAEIKDPENTLILETTKGQVVIQLLPQVAPEHVARIKELAREKAYDNVVFHRVIDGFMAQTGDVEHGKVGGNTARAGTGGSSKPDLKAEFSATPHVRGTCSMARSQNPNSANSQFFICFTDAPWLNKQYSVWGQVISGMEFVDQIKRGEPVKDPDSIVSARVAADV
- a CDS encoding peptidylprolyl isomerase, coding for MKLFHIALAGFLSLAAFAGSAFSAAAADLLTIQLKDGPVVIQLMPEVAPKHVAQIEALAKKGAYDNVVFHRVIDGFMAQTGDVQYGNASKGFDPNKAGTGGSDLPNLPAEFSKVPFTRGVVGMARAQDPNSANSQFFIMFADGAFLNGQYTVVGKVISGMELVDKIKRGEGQNGEVSNPDKMVKVTVTKK